The region ACGCAAAGAGCATTGCATGCGCTGACGAGATCTTCGCGATCTACGACAGCGGGAAGACGACATCAGGGGCCGGCGCATGGAAAGATGGTGCGCAGACCGAAACCATGGAGCCGGCATACGCCTGGGCCGTCTCTCTGCAGGCCGGCTACACGCCAGCGGAGATCAAGAGTTTCGCTGAACAGGCGATCGCTTTCAGTCTGGGGAACGAGGTCGGTGCAATGCAGACGATCGGGTCGAAGAAGGACATCACCTCGTATATCCGCATCTACGATCAGATGAAGGATTTAATCTCGGCCCTTGAGTCGGCCGGCTTCGATGTCTGGGTGATCTCTGCCTCTTCCCAGCCCCTTGTTGAGGCCTTTGCTGCGCGCGTGGGAATTGCGAGCGATTGTGTCATCGGCATCAGGGCGGCCCTCGATAAGAAAGGGAAGGCGACTGCTCGATTTCAGGGATGCAGCCAGTATCCGGAAAAAAATTACGGCATTATTTCCTACGGGCAGGGCAAGCGCTGCTGGCTCAACAAGGTTGCCTTCGGGAGGACTGCACCGGTTTCTCAGATGAACGACAAAAGCCCGCTCGTCTTTGCAGCAGGCGATTCGGACGGTGACCTATATTTCTTGAAGGACGCGGAATACCGGCTGGTCCTCAACCGCAACAAGGCGGAGCTGATGTGCAATGCCTATGCAGGCGCCAGGAGCGTAAATCCTGCCGACGGCGTCTGGATCATCAACCCCATGTTCATCAAGCCCAAACCGAAGAGGACTAAACCCTACGATTGTTCCGGATATGGTCTGCCGGATTACGTTGATCTGGTATACGGCCCATGATCTGTGCAAGCCCATTGGTCCTTTAAATGTTTCTTATTCTGTGTCTACACAGAGTATTTAATTATATAATTCAATATATTAGCGTTGACGGCGATTTTCGTGACAAAATCGCCATCGTCGTATAAGTATCGTTCCGACATGACTATCCGCCCCACAGTCGGTCTTGCGGGCCAGATGCTCTCCATGGTTGATCTTGCGGCTGCGCAGGATTTTGCTGCCCTGAGTAGGGCATGGTCTGCCGTGAGCATCCGGAGATTTCTGCCGGCCGACTTCTCTGCGACCGCATCCGCGCGACTTCAACAGGATATCGGCGTCGATGAAATAAAAAGATACAGGCGGATGATCTTGGATGAGGCGCGTCCCGTTTTGGACGGAAGGATCAGTCTCTTTCTTGATGAGAACAGGCCGTTCACCCGGACCGCCCTCAGGAAGGAGGGCTTCGACAGCTCCGAGGGAGCGATCGTTCTTGTCGACCGGGCCCGAGACCTCGAGGTCGTCTCGCGCGACTCGTCGGAGACGCTGATAGCTTCAGCGCTCACACTGCTGCTATCGTCCAGGCGGAGCTCTGGCGCGAGCGCAAGCCCGGATGCCGGGCGCAAACCCAAAATATCTCTGCTCGACCACGACGAGAAGATGCACCTGATCAAGGCGGCAAAGGGGGGGAACGTTCGTGCCACGGGCAGGCTGCTGTTTTTCTATCAGCCGCTCATAGGCGGGATCGTTGGTATTGTGAAGAGGAGGCTTCGACTCTCTGATGCCGATGCCGACGATCTTCTTCAGATAGCCCGTATGCACTTCATGGGCCTGGTGAAGAGCTATGACCCGGACAAAGGCGCCGGCTTCGAGACGTACACAAGGCGTTTCATCCTGCTCCATCTCCTCAAGGCAGCCGCAGATGAATCTAATCCGATATACAGGCCTGCTGGTCGACGTCTCGATTCGATCAGGATGGATAACGCGCGATGGAGGCTCAGAGGCGAACTCGGCCGCAATCCGCACGACGAAGAGTTGGCTGAGAGGGTGGGCATAGGGGTGGCGCAGCTCAGGGAGGAGCAGATCGAAAGGTCAGCCATCGTTTCACTTTCGTCATCTACGACACCGGGCGGGGAGACGGTTTTTGAGGGCACTGTTTCCGGCTGCGATTCACAGAGACCGGATAACGCCTTTCTGGACATTGATCTCAGAGGCAAGCTCGACCGGGCAATAGAGAACTCCGGCCTCAGCGGCGATGAGATCGCGGTGCTCAGAGGTTGCTATCTTGATGGTCATTCGGTCAAGCATATGGGCGGCATGCTAGGTTTCACCGGTGCCAAGGTCAGGGAGCTCATAAGATCCGCAGTCAGGAAGATATCTTCAGGCCCCTTTGCCGATGAGTTGAGGCAGCTGCTCGGGTAGGCGATGTATTCAGCAACGTCAGAAGTGTCCCCCCGGCCCCGAAAATTGAGTTTCAAAACGCCCACAGCTCCAGCACCGGGGAGGTGAAGAACAGCGCCATCGCGCTGCTCAGCATGCTCCCCTCGAATATCGGGTCGCGGGGATGGCAGCAGGTGATGAGCACCATCTGCGCGCCGCGCTCGAGCTCCGTCGTCAGCCTCTCCCACAGCGCCGTCATTGCATCCTCGTAGGGCAGCCTGCGCAACTCATAGAGCCTGATTTTATCCTTGAACGGGATCGCGTGCTGGACCTCGTCGATGATGTAGACATCCGCCTCGGGCAGTGTTTTGGCCCTGCGCTCCAGCGGCGCGAAGTCGTACTGGCGGAAGCCCGTCATATCGCGGTACTCCACGGCCTTCTGCAGGTTTGAGTAGGAGACGGCCTGGCCCTGCCTTCGGAGCCTCGGGATGAGGCGGCCCTTCACGGCCGTGGTCTTCCCGATCCGCCTGTTGGCCTCCCAGCACATCCGGGAGCTGCCGGAAACGACGAGCGCCTGGTTCTCCCTGAGGAGTTCTACAGCCTGGGGCGCGAGCTCACGCTGCGAGACCGGGTGCGCCCTGCCGCCCAGGAAGGGCAGGGCGGGGCAGTACGGCACGAGATGGCTGTTTATCGCCGGCATCGAGGATTGTTTCGGCCGGGCTGCCGGAAAGTTGCGTGGAATCTCAGGCATTCCGAGCCGATTCTTGAGGAGCCGACACTCCTGGCTCCTTATCGCCGACTCCTACTTCATGCTCCGCGGCGCGGGGGGGGCCGATCGCCGAGCTGAGCTGGTCTTGACGGCCACTGCGCTGCCCACGCTTTGTGTGTTGACCGCCCGGCGCGTCGGGTGCAATATGGACAATCTTTAAACAACAGAGGAGGGTCTCATGGCATACGCATACGGGGGAGGCACGATAGCGCTGTCGATGCTGTCGCTGGTGGCAGGGATGTTTCTGCTCATGAAGGCGTGCGGGGAAGAGGTCTGCTGCAGATCTTTCCACAAGGTGGTGGCCTACGCGGTCATAGTCATCTCCATGATCCTCATCGTATGCGGCGGCTTCGCGAGGCTCACCATGTGCGTGCGCCATGGCTGGGGCCACTGCCTGGGGATGAGTCACAGGGGTGACATGATGATGGAGGGGATGCGCCCCGGCATGATGCCGATGATGCCGATGATGCCGCGGATGCAGCCGCCTCCGTTGGAGAAGGCCGAATGAGTTCAAGACGATATCCTGGCAGGATCATGAGGCAGACAGGCGCCCGATGGGGCGAAGGCGCAAACGAAAGGGGGGTCAGATGAAGGAGATGAGAGTCAAAGGTCGGGTGCTGCGTGCGTTGGGGGCTCTGATACCGATGGTGTTCGTT is a window of Pseudomonadota bacterium DNA encoding:
- a CDS encoding haloacid dehalogenase-like hydrolase; translated protein: MRKHLKMTLALCFLLPFIFLNNAYAGGKSATVRHHGWYGNNIEILSNMIAEHGKGSPGYDEKSPPVAAFDWDNTVIKNDVGDAVLFWMLANNKVLQPPKKDWRKLSPLLTFDAAAALKNACTSQAEPGKPLITNQTDAKSIACADEIFAIYDSGKTTSGAGAWKDGAQTETMEPAYAWAVSLQAGYTPAEIKSFAEQAIAFSLGNEVGAMQTIGSKKDITSYIRIYDQMKDLISALESAGFDVWVISASSQPLVEAFAARVGIASDCVIGIRAALDKKGKATARFQGCSQYPEKNYGIISYGQGKRCWLNKVAFGRTAPVSQMNDKSPLVFAAGDSDGDLYFLKDAEYRLVLNRNKAELMCNAYAGARSVNPADGVWIINPMFIKPKPKRTKPYDCSGYGLPDYVDLVYGP